One part of the Chiroxiphia lanceolata isolate bChiLan1 chromosome 14, bChiLan1.pri, whole genome shotgun sequence genome encodes these proteins:
- the OGT gene encoding UDP-N-acetylglucosamine--peptide N-acetylglucosaminyltransferase 110 kDa subunit isoform X4 → MATSVGNVADSTGLAELAHREYQAGDFEAAERHCMQLWRQEPDNTGVLLLLSSIHFQCRRLDRSAHFSTLAIKQNPLLAEAYSNLGNVYKERGQLQEAIEHYRHALRLKPDFIDGYINLAAALVAAGDMEGAVQAYVSALQYNPDLYCVRSDLGNLLKALGRLEEAKACYLKAIETQPNFAVAWSNLGCVFNAQGEIWLAIHHFEKAVTLDPNFLDAYINLGNVLKEARIFDRAVAAYLRALSLSPNHAVVHGNLACVYYEQGLIDLAIDTYRRAIELQPHFPDAYCNLANALKEKGSVVEAEECYNTALRLCPTHADSLNNLANIKREQGNIEEAVRLYRKALEVFPEFAAAHSNLASVLQQQGKLQEALMHYKEAIRISPTFADAYSNMGNTLKEMQDVQGALQCYTRAIQINPAFADAHSNLASIHKDSGNIPEAIASYRTALKLKPDFPDAYCNLAHCLQIVCDWTDYDERMKKLVSIVADQLEKNRLPSVHPHHSMLYPLSHSFRKAIAERHGNLCLDKINVLHKPPYEHPKDLKASEGRLRIGYVSSDFGNHPTSHLMQSIPGMHNPDKFEVFCYALSPDDGTNFRVKVMAEANHFVDLSQIPCNGKAADRIHQDGIHILINMNGYTKGARNELFALRPAPIQAMWLGYPGTSGALFMDYIITDKETSPVEVAEQYSEKLAYMPNTFFIGDHANMFPHLKKKAVIDFKSNGHIYDNRIVLNGIDLKAFLDSLPDVKIVKMKCPDSCENADGNAALSMPVIPMNTIAEAVIEMINRGQIQITINGFNISNGLATTQINNKAATGEEVPRTIIVTTRSQYGLPEDAVVYCNFNQLYKIDPSTLQMWANILKRVPNSVLWLLRFPAVGEPNIQQYAQNLGLAQNRIIFSPVAPKEEHVRRGQLADVCLDTPLCNGHTTGMDVLWAGTPMVTMPGKDSASRVAASQLTCLGCLELIAKSRQEYEDIAVKLGTDLEYLKKIRGKVWKQRISSPLFNTKQYTTDLERLYLQMWDHYAAGNKPDHMIKPVEASESA, encoded by the exons ATGGCGACCTCCGTGGGGAACGTGGCGGACAGCACAG GGTTAGCGGAGTTGGCTCATCGTGAGTATCAGGCAGGAGACTttgaagcagcagagagacacTGCATGCAGCTCTGGAGGCAGGAGCCTGATAACACAGGGGTGCTTCTGTTACTGTCGTCCATTCACTTCCAGTGCCGCCGACTGGACAG gTCTGCTCACTTCAGCACTTTGGCTATTAAACAGAACCCACTGTTGGCCGAAGCATATTCAAATCTGGGCAATGTGTACAAGGAACGTGGACAGCTGCAGGAGGCAATCGAACATTACAGACATGCACTGCGCCTCAAACCAGATTTCATTGATGGATATATTAATTTGGCTGCTGCACTGGTAGCTGCAGGTGATATGGAAGGAGCAGTACAGGCATACGTGTCTGCCCTTCAGTACAACCCT GACTTGTACTGTGTTCGTAGTGACCTGGGGAACCTGCTCAAAGCCCTGGGTCGCTTGGAAGAAGCCAAG GCCTGTTACTTAAAAGCAATTGAGACTCAACCAAACTTTGCAGTGGCTTGGAGTAATCTTGGCTGTGTTTTCAATGCCCAAGGAGAAATTTGGCTTGCAATTCATCACTTTGAAAAG gctgTTACACTTGACCCAAATTTTTTGGATGCTTACATCAATCTGGGAAATGTTCTGAAGGAGGCAAGGATATTTGACAG AGCTGTAGCAGCTTATCTCCGAGCCTTGAGCTTGAGTCCAAACCACGCTGTTGTGCACGGCAACCTTGCCTGTGTGTACTATGAGCAAGGCCTGATAGACCTGGCAATAGACACCTACAGGAGGGCTATTGAGCTCCAACCCCACTTCCCTGATGCCTACTGCAACTTGGCCAATGCCTTGAAGGAGAAAGGCAGT GTGGTAGAAGCAGAAGAATGCTACAATACAGCCCTTCGACTTTGCCCCACTCATGCAGACTCTCTCAACAACCTGGCAAACATCAAACGGGAGCAGGGCAATATCGAGGAAGCTGTCCGTCTGTATCGGAAGGCTCTGGAG gtATTTCCAGAGTTTGCGGCTGCACATTCAAACTTAGCAAGTGTCCTGCAACAGCAGGGAAAGCTACAGGAGGCTCTGATGCATTACAAAGAGGCTATTAG AATCAGCCCCACGTTTGCAGATGCTTATTCTAATATGGGGAACACTTTGAAGGAGATGCAGGATGTTCaaggagctctgcagtgctacACCCGTGCCATTCAGATAAACCCAGCTTTTGCTGATGCCCACAGCAACCTGGCCTCGATTCACAAG gATTCAGGGAATATACCAGAAGCCATCGCCTCTTACCGAACTGCTCTGAAACTGAAACCTGATTTCCCAGATGCCTATTGCAACCTGGCCCACTGTTTGCAG attgtCTGTGACTGGACAGACTATGATGAAAGGATGAAGAAGCTGGTTAGCATTGTAGCTGAtcagctggagaaaaacagaCTGCCTTCTGTCCACCCACATCACAGCATGCTGTATCCCCTTTCTCACAGTTTCAGGAAGGCTATTGCTGAGAGACATGGAAATCTGTGTCTGGACAAG ATTAATGTTCTTCACAAGCCACCATATGAGCATCCCAAGGATTTGAAGGCCAGTGAAGGTCGACTTCGTATTGGCTACGTGAGCTCTGATTTTGGAAACCATCCAACCTCACACCTAATGCAGTCCATTCCAGGCATGCATAACCCAGACAAATTTGAG GTGTTCTGTTATGCCCTGAGTCCTGATGATGGGACAAATTTCCGTGTCAAAGTGATGGCTGAAGCAAATCATTTCGTTGACTTATCTCAG ATACCCTGTAATGGCAAAGCAGCAGATCGCATCCATCAGGATGGGATACACATTCTCATTAACATGAATGGCTACACCAAAGGAGCCCGAAATGAATTATTTGCCCTGAGACCAGCACCAATTCAG GCAATGTGGCTAGGGTATCCTGGAACCAGTGGGGCATTGTTCATGGATTATATCATCACAGATAAAGAAACTTCCCCAGTTGAGGTGGCTGAGCAGTATTCAGAGAAATTAGCTTACATGCCAAACACTTTCTTCATTGGAGACCACGCCAACATGTTCCCCCATCTGAAG aaaaaagcagTCATTGATTTCAAGTCCAATGGTCATATTTATGATAACAGGATTGTTTTGAATGGCATTGACCTGAAGGCTTTCCTTGACAGCCTCCCTGATGTCAAAATTGTTAAG ATGAAGTGTCCTGACAGTTGTGAAAATGCCGACGGCAATGCCGCCCTCAGTATGCCAGTCATCCCCATGAACACCATTGCAGAAGCTGTCATTGAGATGATTAATCGTGGGCAAATTCAGATTACTATCAATGGATTCAACATCAGTAATGGATTAGCAACCACTCAG ATCAACAACAAAGCAGCCACTGGTGAGGAAGTTCCACGGACTATAATTGTTACCACCCGCTCTCAGTACGGGTTACCAGAGGATGCTGTTGTGTACTGCAACTTCAATCAGCTCTATAAGATTGATCCTTCCACCTTACAGATGTGGGCTAAT ATCCTAAAAAGAGTCCCAAACAGTGTGCTGTGGCTGCTACGTTTCCCAGCTGTAGGAGAGCCCAATATTCAGCAGTATGCACAAAACTTGGGTCTGGCCCAAAACAGAATCATCTTTTCTCCTGTTGCCCCCAAAGAAGAGCATGTGAGGAGAGGGCAGTTAGCTGATGTTTGCCTGGACACCCCGCTCTGTAATGGGCACACAACTGGGATGGAcgtgctctgggctgggactCCAATGGTTACTATGCCAG GAAA AGACTCTGCCTCACGAGTTGCTGCCTCACAGCTCACTTGCCTGGGTTGTCTTGAGCTCATTGCAAAAAGTAGACAGGAGTATGAGGACATTGCTGTGAAACTGGGAACTGACCTGGAATA
- the OGT gene encoding UDP-N-acetylglucosamine--peptide N-acetylglucosaminyltransferase 110 kDa subunit isoform X2, with product MATSVGNVADSTGLAELAHREYQAGDFEAAERHCMQLWRQEPDNTGVLLLLSSIHFQCRRLDRSAHFSTLAIKQNPLLAEAYSNLGNVYKERGQLQEAIEHYRHALRLKPDFIDGYINLAAALVAAGDMEGAVQAYVSALQYNPDLYCVRSDLGNLLKALGRLEEAKACYLKAIETQPNFAVAWSNLGCVFNAQGEIWLAIHHFEKAVTLDPNFLDAYINLGNVLKEARIFDRAVAAYLRALSLSPNHAVVHGNLACVYYEQGLIDLAIDTYRRAIELQPHFPDAYCNLANALKEKGSVVEAEECYNTALRLCPTHADSLNNLANIKREQGNIEEAVRLYRKALEVFPEFAAAHSNLASVLQQQGKLQEALMHYKEAIRISPTFADAYSNMGNTLKEMQDVQGALQCYTRAIQINPAFADAHSNLASIHKDSGNIPEAIASYRTALKLKPDFPDAYCNLAHCLQIVCDWTDYDERMKKLVSIVADQLEKNRLPSVHPHHSMLYPLSHSFRKAIAERHGNLCLDKINVLHKPPYEHPKDLKASEGRLRIGYVSSDFGNHPTSHLMQSIPGMHNPDKFEVFCYALSPDDGTNFRVKVMAEANHFVDLSQIPCNGKAADRIHQDGIHILINMNGYTKGARNELFALRPAPIQAMWLGYPGTSGALFMDYIITDKETSPVEVAEQYSEKLAYMPNTFFIGDHANMFPHLKKKAVIDFKSNGHIYDNRIVLNGIDLKAFLDSLPDVKIVKMKCPDSCENADGNAALSMPVIPMNTIAEAVIEMINRGQIQITINGFNISNGLATTQINNKAATGEEVPRTIIVTTRSQYGLPEDAVVYCNFNQLYKIDPSTLQMWANILKRVPNSVLWLLRFPAVGEPNIQQYAQNLGLAQNRIIFSPVAPKEEHVRRGQLADVCLDTPLCNGHTTGMDVLWAGTPMVTMPGETLPHELLPHSSLAWVVLSSLQKVDRSMRTLL from the exons ATGGCGACCTCCGTGGGGAACGTGGCGGACAGCACAG GGTTAGCGGAGTTGGCTCATCGTGAGTATCAGGCAGGAGACTttgaagcagcagagagacacTGCATGCAGCTCTGGAGGCAGGAGCCTGATAACACAGGGGTGCTTCTGTTACTGTCGTCCATTCACTTCCAGTGCCGCCGACTGGACAG gTCTGCTCACTTCAGCACTTTGGCTATTAAACAGAACCCACTGTTGGCCGAAGCATATTCAAATCTGGGCAATGTGTACAAGGAACGTGGACAGCTGCAGGAGGCAATCGAACATTACAGACATGCACTGCGCCTCAAACCAGATTTCATTGATGGATATATTAATTTGGCTGCTGCACTGGTAGCTGCAGGTGATATGGAAGGAGCAGTACAGGCATACGTGTCTGCCCTTCAGTACAACCCT GACTTGTACTGTGTTCGTAGTGACCTGGGGAACCTGCTCAAAGCCCTGGGTCGCTTGGAAGAAGCCAAG GCCTGTTACTTAAAAGCAATTGAGACTCAACCAAACTTTGCAGTGGCTTGGAGTAATCTTGGCTGTGTTTTCAATGCCCAAGGAGAAATTTGGCTTGCAATTCATCACTTTGAAAAG gctgTTACACTTGACCCAAATTTTTTGGATGCTTACATCAATCTGGGAAATGTTCTGAAGGAGGCAAGGATATTTGACAG AGCTGTAGCAGCTTATCTCCGAGCCTTGAGCTTGAGTCCAAACCACGCTGTTGTGCACGGCAACCTTGCCTGTGTGTACTATGAGCAAGGCCTGATAGACCTGGCAATAGACACCTACAGGAGGGCTATTGAGCTCCAACCCCACTTCCCTGATGCCTACTGCAACTTGGCCAATGCCTTGAAGGAGAAAGGCAGT GTGGTAGAAGCAGAAGAATGCTACAATACAGCCCTTCGACTTTGCCCCACTCATGCAGACTCTCTCAACAACCTGGCAAACATCAAACGGGAGCAGGGCAATATCGAGGAAGCTGTCCGTCTGTATCGGAAGGCTCTGGAG gtATTTCCAGAGTTTGCGGCTGCACATTCAAACTTAGCAAGTGTCCTGCAACAGCAGGGAAAGCTACAGGAGGCTCTGATGCATTACAAAGAGGCTATTAG AATCAGCCCCACGTTTGCAGATGCTTATTCTAATATGGGGAACACTTTGAAGGAGATGCAGGATGTTCaaggagctctgcagtgctacACCCGTGCCATTCAGATAAACCCAGCTTTTGCTGATGCCCACAGCAACCTGGCCTCGATTCACAAG gATTCAGGGAATATACCAGAAGCCATCGCCTCTTACCGAACTGCTCTGAAACTGAAACCTGATTTCCCAGATGCCTATTGCAACCTGGCCCACTGTTTGCAG attgtCTGTGACTGGACAGACTATGATGAAAGGATGAAGAAGCTGGTTAGCATTGTAGCTGAtcagctggagaaaaacagaCTGCCTTCTGTCCACCCACATCACAGCATGCTGTATCCCCTTTCTCACAGTTTCAGGAAGGCTATTGCTGAGAGACATGGAAATCTGTGTCTGGACAAG ATTAATGTTCTTCACAAGCCACCATATGAGCATCCCAAGGATTTGAAGGCCAGTGAAGGTCGACTTCGTATTGGCTACGTGAGCTCTGATTTTGGAAACCATCCAACCTCACACCTAATGCAGTCCATTCCAGGCATGCATAACCCAGACAAATTTGAG GTGTTCTGTTATGCCCTGAGTCCTGATGATGGGACAAATTTCCGTGTCAAAGTGATGGCTGAAGCAAATCATTTCGTTGACTTATCTCAG ATACCCTGTAATGGCAAAGCAGCAGATCGCATCCATCAGGATGGGATACACATTCTCATTAACATGAATGGCTACACCAAAGGAGCCCGAAATGAATTATTTGCCCTGAGACCAGCACCAATTCAG GCAATGTGGCTAGGGTATCCTGGAACCAGTGGGGCATTGTTCATGGATTATATCATCACAGATAAAGAAACTTCCCCAGTTGAGGTGGCTGAGCAGTATTCAGAGAAATTAGCTTACATGCCAAACACTTTCTTCATTGGAGACCACGCCAACATGTTCCCCCATCTGAAG aaaaaagcagTCATTGATTTCAAGTCCAATGGTCATATTTATGATAACAGGATTGTTTTGAATGGCATTGACCTGAAGGCTTTCCTTGACAGCCTCCCTGATGTCAAAATTGTTAAG ATGAAGTGTCCTGACAGTTGTGAAAATGCCGACGGCAATGCCGCCCTCAGTATGCCAGTCATCCCCATGAACACCATTGCAGAAGCTGTCATTGAGATGATTAATCGTGGGCAAATTCAGATTACTATCAATGGATTCAACATCAGTAATGGATTAGCAACCACTCAG ATCAACAACAAAGCAGCCACTGGTGAGGAAGTTCCACGGACTATAATTGTTACCACCCGCTCTCAGTACGGGTTACCAGAGGATGCTGTTGTGTACTGCAACTTCAATCAGCTCTATAAGATTGATCCTTCCACCTTACAGATGTGGGCTAAT ATCCTAAAAAGAGTCCCAAACAGTGTGCTGTGGCTGCTACGTTTCCCAGCTGTAGGAGAGCCCAATATTCAGCAGTATGCACAAAACTTGGGTCTGGCCCAAAACAGAATCATCTTTTCTCCTGTTGCCCCCAAAGAAGAGCATGTGAGGAGAGGGCAGTTAGCTGATGTTTGCCTGGACACCCCGCTCTGTAATGGGCACACAACTGGGATGGAcgtgctctgggctgggactCCAATGGTTACTATGCCAG gaGAGACTCTGCCTCACGAGTTGCTGCCTCACAGCTCACTTGCCTGGGTTGTCTTGAGCTCATTGCAAAAAGTAGACAGGAGTATGAGGACATTGCTGTGA
- the OGT gene encoding UDP-N-acetylglucosamine--peptide N-acetylglucosaminyltransferase 110 kDa subunit isoform X1 codes for MATSVGNVADSTEPTKRMLSFQGLAELAHREYQAGDFEAAERHCMQLWRQEPDNTGVLLLLSSIHFQCRRLDRSAHFSTLAIKQNPLLAEAYSNLGNVYKERGQLQEAIEHYRHALRLKPDFIDGYINLAAALVAAGDMEGAVQAYVSALQYNPDLYCVRSDLGNLLKALGRLEEAKACYLKAIETQPNFAVAWSNLGCVFNAQGEIWLAIHHFEKAVTLDPNFLDAYINLGNVLKEARIFDRAVAAYLRALSLSPNHAVVHGNLACVYYEQGLIDLAIDTYRRAIELQPHFPDAYCNLANALKEKGSVVEAEECYNTALRLCPTHADSLNNLANIKREQGNIEEAVRLYRKALEVFPEFAAAHSNLASVLQQQGKLQEALMHYKEAIRISPTFADAYSNMGNTLKEMQDVQGALQCYTRAIQINPAFADAHSNLASIHKDSGNIPEAIASYRTALKLKPDFPDAYCNLAHCLQIVCDWTDYDERMKKLVSIVADQLEKNRLPSVHPHHSMLYPLSHSFRKAIAERHGNLCLDKINVLHKPPYEHPKDLKASEGRLRIGYVSSDFGNHPTSHLMQSIPGMHNPDKFEVFCYALSPDDGTNFRVKVMAEANHFVDLSQIPCNGKAADRIHQDGIHILINMNGYTKGARNELFALRPAPIQAMWLGYPGTSGALFMDYIITDKETSPVEVAEQYSEKLAYMPNTFFIGDHANMFPHLKKKAVIDFKSNGHIYDNRIVLNGIDLKAFLDSLPDVKIVKMKCPDSCENADGNAALSMPVIPMNTIAEAVIEMINRGQIQITINGFNISNGLATTQINNKAATGEEVPRTIIVTTRSQYGLPEDAVVYCNFNQLYKIDPSTLQMWANILKRVPNSVLWLLRFPAVGEPNIQQYAQNLGLAQNRIIFSPVAPKEEHVRRGQLADVCLDTPLCNGHTTGMDVLWAGTPMVTMPGETLPHELLPHSSLAWVVLSSLQKVDRSMRTLL; via the exons ATGGCGACCTCCGTGGGGAACGTGGCGGACAGCACAG AACCAACGAAACGTATGCTTTCCTTCCAAGGGTTAGCGGAGTTGGCTCATCGTGAGTATCAGGCAGGAGACTttgaagcagcagagagacacTGCATGCAGCTCTGGAGGCAGGAGCCTGATAACACAGGGGTGCTTCTGTTACTGTCGTCCATTCACTTCCAGTGCCGCCGACTGGACAG gTCTGCTCACTTCAGCACTTTGGCTATTAAACAGAACCCACTGTTGGCCGAAGCATATTCAAATCTGGGCAATGTGTACAAGGAACGTGGACAGCTGCAGGAGGCAATCGAACATTACAGACATGCACTGCGCCTCAAACCAGATTTCATTGATGGATATATTAATTTGGCTGCTGCACTGGTAGCTGCAGGTGATATGGAAGGAGCAGTACAGGCATACGTGTCTGCCCTTCAGTACAACCCT GACTTGTACTGTGTTCGTAGTGACCTGGGGAACCTGCTCAAAGCCCTGGGTCGCTTGGAAGAAGCCAAG GCCTGTTACTTAAAAGCAATTGAGACTCAACCAAACTTTGCAGTGGCTTGGAGTAATCTTGGCTGTGTTTTCAATGCCCAAGGAGAAATTTGGCTTGCAATTCATCACTTTGAAAAG gctgTTACACTTGACCCAAATTTTTTGGATGCTTACATCAATCTGGGAAATGTTCTGAAGGAGGCAAGGATATTTGACAG AGCTGTAGCAGCTTATCTCCGAGCCTTGAGCTTGAGTCCAAACCACGCTGTTGTGCACGGCAACCTTGCCTGTGTGTACTATGAGCAAGGCCTGATAGACCTGGCAATAGACACCTACAGGAGGGCTATTGAGCTCCAACCCCACTTCCCTGATGCCTACTGCAACTTGGCCAATGCCTTGAAGGAGAAAGGCAGT GTGGTAGAAGCAGAAGAATGCTACAATACAGCCCTTCGACTTTGCCCCACTCATGCAGACTCTCTCAACAACCTGGCAAACATCAAACGGGAGCAGGGCAATATCGAGGAAGCTGTCCGTCTGTATCGGAAGGCTCTGGAG gtATTTCCAGAGTTTGCGGCTGCACATTCAAACTTAGCAAGTGTCCTGCAACAGCAGGGAAAGCTACAGGAGGCTCTGATGCATTACAAAGAGGCTATTAG AATCAGCCCCACGTTTGCAGATGCTTATTCTAATATGGGGAACACTTTGAAGGAGATGCAGGATGTTCaaggagctctgcagtgctacACCCGTGCCATTCAGATAAACCCAGCTTTTGCTGATGCCCACAGCAACCTGGCCTCGATTCACAAG gATTCAGGGAATATACCAGAAGCCATCGCCTCTTACCGAACTGCTCTGAAACTGAAACCTGATTTCCCAGATGCCTATTGCAACCTGGCCCACTGTTTGCAG attgtCTGTGACTGGACAGACTATGATGAAAGGATGAAGAAGCTGGTTAGCATTGTAGCTGAtcagctggagaaaaacagaCTGCCTTCTGTCCACCCACATCACAGCATGCTGTATCCCCTTTCTCACAGTTTCAGGAAGGCTATTGCTGAGAGACATGGAAATCTGTGTCTGGACAAG ATTAATGTTCTTCACAAGCCACCATATGAGCATCCCAAGGATTTGAAGGCCAGTGAAGGTCGACTTCGTATTGGCTACGTGAGCTCTGATTTTGGAAACCATCCAACCTCACACCTAATGCAGTCCATTCCAGGCATGCATAACCCAGACAAATTTGAG GTGTTCTGTTATGCCCTGAGTCCTGATGATGGGACAAATTTCCGTGTCAAAGTGATGGCTGAAGCAAATCATTTCGTTGACTTATCTCAG ATACCCTGTAATGGCAAAGCAGCAGATCGCATCCATCAGGATGGGATACACATTCTCATTAACATGAATGGCTACACCAAAGGAGCCCGAAATGAATTATTTGCCCTGAGACCAGCACCAATTCAG GCAATGTGGCTAGGGTATCCTGGAACCAGTGGGGCATTGTTCATGGATTATATCATCACAGATAAAGAAACTTCCCCAGTTGAGGTGGCTGAGCAGTATTCAGAGAAATTAGCTTACATGCCAAACACTTTCTTCATTGGAGACCACGCCAACATGTTCCCCCATCTGAAG aaaaaagcagTCATTGATTTCAAGTCCAATGGTCATATTTATGATAACAGGATTGTTTTGAATGGCATTGACCTGAAGGCTTTCCTTGACAGCCTCCCTGATGTCAAAATTGTTAAG ATGAAGTGTCCTGACAGTTGTGAAAATGCCGACGGCAATGCCGCCCTCAGTATGCCAGTCATCCCCATGAACACCATTGCAGAAGCTGTCATTGAGATGATTAATCGTGGGCAAATTCAGATTACTATCAATGGATTCAACATCAGTAATGGATTAGCAACCACTCAG ATCAACAACAAAGCAGCCACTGGTGAGGAAGTTCCACGGACTATAATTGTTACCACCCGCTCTCAGTACGGGTTACCAGAGGATGCTGTTGTGTACTGCAACTTCAATCAGCTCTATAAGATTGATCCTTCCACCTTACAGATGTGGGCTAAT ATCCTAAAAAGAGTCCCAAACAGTGTGCTGTGGCTGCTACGTTTCCCAGCTGTAGGAGAGCCCAATATTCAGCAGTATGCACAAAACTTGGGTCTGGCCCAAAACAGAATCATCTTTTCTCCTGTTGCCCCCAAAGAAGAGCATGTGAGGAGAGGGCAGTTAGCTGATGTTTGCCTGGACACCCCGCTCTGTAATGGGCACACAACTGGGATGGAcgtgctctgggctgggactCCAATGGTTACTATGCCAG gaGAGACTCTGCCTCACGAGTTGCTGCCTCACAGCTCACTTGCCTGGGTTGTCTTGAGCTCATTGCAAAAAGTAGACAGGAGTATGAGGACATTGCTGTGA